The following DNA comes from Miscanthus floridulus cultivar M001 chromosome 5, ASM1932011v1, whole genome shotgun sequence.
CCCCCGAAGCAACAACAACAAGCCGCCGCCGGGGGAACAAAACAGCATCGCCGTGAACTAACCACCTTGGCGGCACCGACAATCCAGAGCAAGCACGCCACAGGCTGAGGCGCTGAACCTGCCGCAGGAATCCTGCCGGCGCAACAGCGAGAAAAGCAGAGTCACTGGGAGACGGGGGTACCTCGAGGCCGCAGAGCAGGGGAGAGTGAGCACGCAGCAGCACCGCCGCCTCGCCTGCGGCTGGGCAGCGCGAGTGGAGTGGGATTCTGTACTCTGTTGAGAGGGAGCGCTGCGTGCTTCGGGGAGggcgggagagagggagagcctgcGAGACAGCTGTGGTGCTGGGTTCCCCACCTGGTGCTTGTCGCCGCCCGGCAGGGAATGGGAATTCCTTGCTTTAATTCCGCTCGCTCCGCTTGATGTGATGTTCATAAAAACAGAGAAGCTTGTGGGGAGTCGGAGAATGGCGCGGAATAAAATGGGTGGACGACAGGGCAGCAGATCAAAGTACAACTCATCAGGCCTAATAAGGCTGTCTGCATCGGAATACTTATAACCTCCAACAGACTAATGTATGAAAGATCCATTTTAAGTATAAGGTAAGGTATAACCTAAATGTAAGTATCCTCTCTTCTTAAGAACTATTTGTAGAAAGGATTCTCTCTTAAATTTTGTTGTTGGAGAAAATCGAAAATGGATATTGAACCTTTTAGTTGTAGCACTGCCCAAACATGAAATGAGTCTTTAGTATTTTAGGTAACTATCGTCGGAGAATGTCTAAATTGCCGGTTGGGACCATGCCCAGAATGGGCCCCTTTAGAAATGCACATATTCATTCTTTCGCCTTGCTTTGTAATGTAGCACAATTTGCACCGTCCCAAAAATTTGCACCACACGAATTAACCAGatttttttagcaaaaaaaaaagaggttAGGGGTGGTGGGCATCAAAGGTCAAACCTGCTTTGGGGGCTCGGGCGTCGGTGCTAGAAGGGGGCTCTTCACGGGCGTCGCGCGGCGGAGAGGAGGGCGGCTGACGGCGCAGGCGGAGAGTGCTGCCCTGGGCAGAGAACCGGGGGTGGAGAGAAATGAGACGGCGGGAGGGAGAGTGGTGACTGCCTGACTGAGTGACTGGTGATTGGTGAGCGAAGAAAATTATTTGTGGATGGCTGGATGCCCGGATGCGCAGACTCCGCCAGCTCTCGTCTCCCGAGTCCCGGCTCCCGTGCATACCTGGCTCGGATGGAAGACACCTGTCCACGAAGTATCGCACGGCACGCGGCTCCTCCACACCTTCCATCTCTTTCAGAATTGCCTTGTGATTGTGCAAAGTAGAAGGATCAACATAATCATGGTATCCTTAATCATGTATGTCTTCCGtcataaattataagacgttttggctgtctagatatagtttttactatacacctagatatatatgtctagatacataataaaaacgATATATCTAAAAAAGACAAAATATCTACTCCATGCTTATATCCATATAATCATGACACTAGTGGAATCTAGTAAACCTAATCGTCATGTGAGAGGTTGAACGCGTGCAACACAAAATATCCATATAATCATAACACCAGCGGAATCCAGTACCTCGATTACAAAGCCACGAGGAAAGGTGAATACAATATACAAGACCTCGATTACAAGCCACAAGAAAAGGTGAATACAATATACAAGGACATCGTTTAAAAGCCACAAGGAAAGATGAATACAATATACAAGGACCTCGATTACAAGCCATGAGGAAAGACATTCCTCAAACACAACATACGAGGAAAGCAGGGGAGAACCTCAAAGTCTGGTCATCATCAAATCCCACACGATTAGAGCAAGATTAATAATAGAGCCAAATGCTCGGCTATAAGTCAAGTTATAAGTAGTTGTCTCTTGTTTGTCTTCAAAAAGTTTTTCTCACCTATTCCTCCTCACAACACTTGCTACCTGAGTCCACTTCTGCATAAGCTCTCATgccttgcttgcatgagagccaaACTCTCCTCTATTCTCTCCTCTGCATCAACATTTGTTTGGCTCTAAGCCAACTATTGTAATTGCTCTTAAGAGGAATACTAAGTATGAGTAACATGGTGCACGGAGCACTGTAACTGATGACGCCTATAGGTTGGAGTGCATGCAACCCCTGCCAAACGGTGGTGCTATGGAGCACGACAACTGCTCTTCAGGTGTACAACAATAAATTATAAAGGAAAGCTAGTACAAAAGGCAACATCAACGAAGGAGCAGTAATAGAGGAAGTAAGAGTCCAGGAGCACAACGCAAGTATGAGAGCTGGTGATGTAGTCCTAGTTTCCCGTGTGAGAGCAGGTGCTATAGTTCTAGTTCTCCGTTCCAACTTGTAGTCTCTGTAATCCTGAGCAGGAACAGTGCCCTCTATAGTGAGGTAAGTCCGTTCTTGTAGTTCGTGTGTTCACGGCCTCTCGAAAAGGAAAGTCGTATTTAAACACGTCTGTTTTTTTATGAAGTAGTTCATCTTTAAAAGTCCCTGTTAATACACGTCTGTTTTTGTGAAGTAGTTAATCTTTAAAAGTCTCTGTTGTTCTTTGGTCTAGTCGCAGAAACCTCTGCGTGTCTTTGTTCTTGTTTTAGTTGGAGAGAGGCGTACGAAAGAACCCCGTTGCTGGAGAGAGACATATGAAAGAATCCTGTTGCCCTAGAAAAGTGTTCCCTATCTAGAATGATAATAGTAGCTCGTCAAAATATGCCATGACCAGATTAATATTTGGGAAAGATTGTCACCAGATTAATATTAGGGAAAGATTGTCCGTTCTTTGAACAACTGTGTCTGTACGAACCGACTGTCTTGTTGGCTTCCCTTCGAGATCCTGCATAATCCATCCATATATACAAAAACAGTTATATATTTCTGCTCGCTAATACTTTCTCCGttaatataaaaaatatatatagcgTGCGCGTGCCACATACAAAATGATAGCGATGGGCAAAGTTTGAAGACAAAGGACACCAAAGAGCATGGCGCGTTCATACACAATTAGCGACGTTATATCACCATTTGCACATTTAACGGTGCTGTAATGTGATGAACTGATGATTCATAAACCAGCATTCATAGCAAATCTGTGGAAGCACAAAAGGAGTGGGCTACACAAGATGCTGAGGTACATAGTAGCCATAGTTCTGAACAAATTCCAAAGACAACGAGGAAAAGATCGCACTAGTCATCGTCCTTAATTCTCTTCAGCAGTCTAGCAGCCCATCTGCGTAGCCTTTTCTTGAGCGTGAACCCCACCACAATACCAACAGCAAAGCTAATGGCGCTGACCTTTGTACATGTTGACAAAGAAACAACCCGGCTGCAATGCAGAATAAATTAACATCAGGAGAAACATAGCAGCACTTTTCATGACAGGTTTAAAGTAGAGCAACAGTTATAAAAACACTGTACTACTGGTTTCTTCAGGCTAACCACATTTTCACAGACGGTTGATTTTGCTCACATAGTCCATGTACAATATGAATAACATATAACTGACGCTAAGCTCAGGTTTCCTAACATTGGTAACCATAGAGTGACATTGGTGTTCTCCATATTTTGTTACAAATTTGCAGTTCAGGGAGTTCAGGGGTAAACACTGTTTGCTTCAGCTGAAATCACAGACAAAGTTGAACACTGGCCAGATATTCTAGGATTTAAAACTCATAAGAACTTTGATACACCAGCTTTACTGATTGGCTACCACTTTCAATCTTACCTCCACTTAAAAGTTTAAACACAAGTAACTACTACTCCATGCCTGAATGAATCAATTCCTCAAGTTGcctttaagtcaaactttttcatTTTTAACCGAATTTATAGAAAAAGGTACAAATATTTGTGACACCAAATGAGCATATTGTGAAAATATACTTTATGGTGCCTCCAATAATACTAATTTTGTGTCATAAATCTTAACgttcttttctataaattcggTCAAACTTTAAAAAGTTTGAATTAAGACAACTCTAAGAATTGATTTTTGTTTTTCAGTAGTAGTAGTCATTTGAAGTTCTTAAACCTATAAAATTCAATACATCAAGCTACCGCTTTCAGTTTAACTTGACAGTAACTGTAAGCTTCAGACAAGGGATTTCTTATGCTTCTCTTTTGGAAATTTGGTTACATGAAGGTTCCGGGGAAAACCACCAGTTGCCCTTCATATAATTTAAACCACTGGAAACATGAAGTTATAATTAAAGTACATTGCCTACCAAACCATGAATCACCAATATCGCACGATACTACCTCATACTGCTTGTGTAAACGTAAGCCAAACTGGCTGGAAGTAAACTGATTCCATTAAGTACAGTAATAAGATCAGAAGTACAGCTCTAATTATTATTACTGGGGATTGGAAGAAGCACGCTGCAAATTCCGCGTGGCCATACCAAATCAGGGCAAACAACAGAGCAAGCATAAATCTCATGACCGCGGATGCGTCGAATcgagaggagatggaggcaggaGTCAGCGGAGACGGCTTACCCGGCGGCCCTGGGCACGAGGGTCTGCTGCGCCTGCTCGGAAAAGGCGACGGCCGAGCGCGACGAGGACATGGCGGCGTCCTGTGCCACCGTCTGTAGCCTCTCCACGGCCGACGCGACCACAGACGCCGCCGGCATCTCCGGGTATCCCAcgctccaccgccgccgtcgccggctAGTACAGGTTCAAACTAGGGTTTAGCTTTGAGCGCCTTACGCCGATGTGCCGAGAGGAAACTTAAAAGAGAAGAATTGGAGAAACAAATCGAGTAGACATCTGGACGACATCGGTCATTGACAAGTGGGGCCAACATGTTTTAGATGCAAAATTGGAGCTTCTCTCAGCCAAGAAAAATCATTCGATTTGTAACGCGTGAATTATACAAGAATTTTCCAGAAATCAATttattttcatagaaaaaaaCATATTTCATTTCCCTACGTTCTAAGGGGGTGCTTAGAATGAAGATTTCTATACGAAGGAATCGCATAAAATCGTTAGTGTCAAATTCCTTTCAGAACCTCCACCAAACAACACCACCAACAATACCACCACCACCTGAGCAGACAAAGCCTTTAGTCCCAAGCAAATTGGGATAGATTAGAGTTGAAACCAACATAAGTCCTTAGTCACGATTCAAGCACGTCGATAGCTGCTTTCTAAACACTCCTATCTAAATAAAGATCTCTAAGTATATTTCACCATTTAAATCTCTTTTTACTGCCTCCCCCATATCAGCTTCGGTCTTCCTCCACCTCTCCTCATATTAGTATCTCGACTAAGGATTCCACGATACACTGGTATCTCTAAAAGTCTTCttcggacatggccaaaccacctttTAAGACCTCCGATGTAGAATATGTAACGAGCTTTCACCTTCTGGGACAGGTGAAAACTAAACAAGTTATGTGCAACAGGCGAGTCCCAATACATTAGGGAACAGCAACAAGAGAAATGAAGGGCGGCATCAAAAGATGAGGCAAGGTGTGCATTCGCTTGCAATTAAATGGAGGATGCAACACAGTGCAAAACGCAACGATCACCACCTCGCCAACAATGTGTGCGGCATAAAACATAAGCAGAACTGTATTCCTCACTGCTCTAAAGCAGATCCTCACACCTTACAACAGAGTAATGGAGTAGAAATATAATGATTAACACCATCTCACTAAAGTTAAGAACAGGCATGCCACATGGACATGGTTACCAGCCCTCTACATATATAATCGACAAAACATGGCAAATGGCCAATTGGGTACAACTACAAACAAAGTACAAGAGCTACTCATAGTTATGGTAACTTGAATGCGACTTTTATTTCTTTGGTCTTAGATGATTGAAGTCGAGCTTTTCACGCTTGTTGGACTTGTTTGATCCACGACCATTGCTTTGCGAAGATGACCTACCATCAATGTTTGTTTTTGGTTCCTTATAAGATGGCAGTGTTTCCATATCAAGTTCGGGCTCTTTCCTTTTCAGTTCATTCAGAGATATGCTTTCTGAACTGGGAATGTCAAAATCTCTAGATCTCGATGCTGGAACTTCATCCCCTCTGCATTTCATTGCAAAAGGTATCACATGCAAATTCATATCAACCATATATCAAGTAAAGATGAAGCATCCATCAATATACATTTCATAGATAGAAAAACTACAGAAGTAATCTGATATTGAAGTACAGAACTGTAGATGCTATACTACATTCACAACCTTTTGTATGGCCTACAGCCTACTATTTAGTGATAAAACTGAATCTGGTTTTGACAGGCCATTTGCACTACGATAGAGAATGAGCTTTTGTAAGCATGTATGCAGATCCTGAAGCTTTCATAGCATATACACAAAACTTTCTAAAATTAAATAA
Coding sequences within:
- the LOC136451644 gene encoding uncharacterized protein; amino-acid sequence: MPAASVVASAVERLQTVAQDAAMSSSRSAVAFSEQAQQTLVPRAAGRVVSLSTCTKVSAISFAVGIVVGFTLKKRLRRWAARLLKRIKDDD